A single genomic interval of Xyrauchen texanus isolate HMW12.3.18 chromosome 8, RBS_HiC_50CHRs, whole genome shotgun sequence harbors:
- the LOC127647982 gene encoding ubiquitin domain-containing protein UBFD1-like isoform X1 produces MKQQEIRGSEVGEMEYEVMQKAPEVLCEAPGKGDAAGTEQASLTDGESTSTELPVVSNGEESNDGKEMVEVKIIWNKNKYDLKIPLDGTGAKLKEKIHTLTGLPPAMQKVMYKGLLPEDKTLREIKVTNGAKIMVVGSTINDVLAVNTPKEVIQQEVKAEENKKEPLCRQKQHRKVLDKGKPEDVMPSIKGAKERLPTVPLSGMYNKSGGKVRLTFKLEQDQLWIGTKERTEKIPMGSIKNVVTEPIEGHDDYNMMAFQLGPTEASQYWVYWVPAQFVDAIKDTVLGKWQYF; encoded by the exons ATGAAACAACAGGAAATCAGAG GAAGTGAGGTTGGAGAAATGGAATATGAGGTCATGCAGAAAGCACCAGAAGTATTGTGTGAGGCTCCTGGGAAAGGAGATGCAGCCGGGACTGAACAAGCATCTCTTACCGATGGTGAAAGCACATCAACTGAGCTTCCTGTTGTCAGCAATGGAGAGGAAAGCAATGACGGGAAAGAGATGGTGGAAGTGAAAATCATttggaacaaaaacaaatatgatctTAAAATTCCTTTAGATGGCACTGGGGCTAAGCTGAAAGAGAAGATTCACACACTCACTG GTCTTCCACCCGCTATGCAGAAAGTGATGTACAAAGGACTGCTACCAGAGGACAAGACACTTAGAGAAATCAAAGTTACTAATGGTGCAAAGATAATGGTGGTCGGGTCTACAATAAATGATGTACTAGCTGTAAATACACCAAAAGAAGTTATACAGCAAGAAGTTAAAGCTGAGGAAAACAAAAAGGAGCCATTGTGCAGGCAAAAG CAACACAGAAAAGTTTTGGATAAAGGAAAACCAGAAGATGTCATGCCGTCAATAAAAGGAGCCAAG GAGCGCCTTCCAACAGTGCCTTTATCAGGAATGTACAACAAATCTGGTGGAAAAGTACGACTCACTTTCAAACTGGAACAGGATCAGCTATGGATTGGAACAAAAG aaagaacagaaaaaatCCCAATGGGTTCCATCAAAAATGTTGTGACTGAGCCAATAGAGGGTCACGATGACTATAATATGATG GCATTTCAGCTGGGTCCAACAGAAGCCTCACAATATTGGGTCTATTGGGTGCCTGCACAGTTTGTTGATGCAATCAAAGACACAGTCCTTGGAAAATGGCAGTATTTTTAA
- the LOC127647982 gene encoding ubiquitin domain-containing protein UBFD1-like isoform X3: protein MEYEVMQKAPEVLCEAPGKGDAAGTEQASLTDGESTSTELPVVSNGEESNDGKEMVEVKIIWNKNKYDLKIPLDGTGAKLKEKIHTLTGLPPAMQKVMYKGLLPEDKTLREIKVTNGAKIMVVGSTINDVLAVNTPKEVIQQEVKAEENKKEPLCRQKQHRKVLDKGKPEDVMPSIKGAKERLPTVPLSGMYNKSGGKVRLTFKLEQDQLWIGTKERTEKIPMGSIKNVVTEPIEGHDDYNMMAFQLGPTEASQYWVYWVPAQFVDAIKDTVLGKWQYF, encoded by the exons ATGGAATATGAGGTCATGCAGAAAGCACCAGAAGTATTGTGTGAGGCTCCTGGGAAAGGAGATGCAGCCGGGACTGAACAAGCATCTCTTACCGATGGTGAAAGCACATCAACTGAGCTTCCTGTTGTCAGCAATGGAGAGGAAAGCAATGACGGGAAAGAGATGGTGGAAGTGAAAATCATttggaacaaaaacaaatatgatctTAAAATTCCTTTAGATGGCACTGGGGCTAAGCTGAAAGAGAAGATTCACACACTCACTG GTCTTCCACCCGCTATGCAGAAAGTGATGTACAAAGGACTGCTACCAGAGGACAAGACACTTAGAGAAATCAAAGTTACTAATGGTGCAAAGATAATGGTGGTCGGGTCTACAATAAATGATGTACTAGCTGTAAATACACCAAAAGAAGTTATACAGCAAGAAGTTAAAGCTGAGGAAAACAAAAAGGAGCCATTGTGCAGGCAAAAG CAACACAGAAAAGTTTTGGATAAAGGAAAACCAGAAGATGTCATGCCGTCAATAAAAGGAGCCAAG GAGCGCCTTCCAACAGTGCCTTTATCAGGAATGTACAACAAATCTGGTGGAAAAGTACGACTCACTTTCAAACTGGAACAGGATCAGCTATGGATTGGAACAAAAG aaagaacagaaaaaatCCCAATGGGTTCCATCAAAAATGTTGTGACTGAGCCAATAGAGGGTCACGATGACTATAATATGATG GCATTTCAGCTGGGTCCAACAGAAGCCTCACAATATTGGGTCTATTGGGTGCCTGCACAGTTTGTTGATGCAATCAAAGACACAGTCCTTGGAAAATGGCAGTATTTTTAA
- the LOC127647982 gene encoding ubiquitin domain-containing protein UBFD1-like isoform X2, with amino-acid sequence MAAQDGSEVGEMEYEVMQKAPEVLCEAPGKGDAAGTEQASLTDGESTSTELPVVSNGEESNDGKEMVEVKIIWNKNKYDLKIPLDGTGAKLKEKIHTLTGLPPAMQKVMYKGLLPEDKTLREIKVTNGAKIMVVGSTINDVLAVNTPKEVIQQEVKAEENKKEPLCRQKQHRKVLDKGKPEDVMPSIKGAKERLPTVPLSGMYNKSGGKVRLTFKLEQDQLWIGTKERTEKIPMGSIKNVVTEPIEGHDDYNMMAFQLGPTEASQYWVYWVPAQFVDAIKDTVLGKWQYF; translated from the exons ATGGCGGCGCAGGATG GAAGTGAGGTTGGAGAAATGGAATATGAGGTCATGCAGAAAGCACCAGAAGTATTGTGTGAGGCTCCTGGGAAAGGAGATGCAGCCGGGACTGAACAAGCATCTCTTACCGATGGTGAAAGCACATCAACTGAGCTTCCTGTTGTCAGCAATGGAGAGGAAAGCAATGACGGGAAAGAGATGGTGGAAGTGAAAATCATttggaacaaaaacaaatatgatctTAAAATTCCTTTAGATGGCACTGGGGCTAAGCTGAAAGAGAAGATTCACACACTCACTG GTCTTCCACCCGCTATGCAGAAAGTGATGTACAAAGGACTGCTACCAGAGGACAAGACACTTAGAGAAATCAAAGTTACTAATGGTGCAAAGATAATGGTGGTCGGGTCTACAATAAATGATGTACTAGCTGTAAATACACCAAAAGAAGTTATACAGCAAGAAGTTAAAGCTGAGGAAAACAAAAAGGAGCCATTGTGCAGGCAAAAG CAACACAGAAAAGTTTTGGATAAAGGAAAACCAGAAGATGTCATGCCGTCAATAAAAGGAGCCAAG GAGCGCCTTCCAACAGTGCCTTTATCAGGAATGTACAACAAATCTGGTGGAAAAGTACGACTCACTTTCAAACTGGAACAGGATCAGCTATGGATTGGAACAAAAG aaagaacagaaaaaatCCCAATGGGTTCCATCAAAAATGTTGTGACTGAGCCAATAGAGGGTCACGATGACTATAATATGATG GCATTTCAGCTGGGTCCAACAGAAGCCTCACAATATTGGGTCTATTGGGTGCCTGCACAGTTTGTTGATGCAATCAAAGACACAGTCCTTGGAAAATGGCAGTATTTTTAA